The region ATGTATTCCACAGATTATTCTCTTTTAGTTGAGAACATTCATCGAACACATTATTTTCAAGTCCATAATGCTCTACTATATCATCCACATGATTGCAACCCAACAAGCTATCCTGTTTTGGTTGAGGACAAATATCAAACACATTGTAAGCATTATCAGGTTCATAATGTTGAACTGTACCATTCATCTTCACGCTCTTTATGAATCTTATACTCATAATTCTCTGGTGAAAATATCTCCAACATCAACCGTCTAATCCGTCGCCATGTTTTGAACGGTTCTTTCATTTCCTTTTTTCCCAGCATAACCAGTTTATCCCACTAAATCGCAGCAATACTCTTTAACCAGATAGCTATCATATCTTCACCTGTTTACTCTCAGTAACACCCATAACATCAAAGAATCTATCAACATCAATATGCAAATTCATGAATTCATCAACTCCAAGAGACCATAAAATAATGGTATATCAGCTGATACAATATCAATTTTATTGAGATGATTACCCATATTTGACTCCATACTTCTCGCTTTGAGGGACTCAATTCTGAtatcctctttcacttttacgTTACGTTGATGGTTATTGTTATGTTGATGGTTATTGTTATTAATGTTGTCCGTCAACGTAGTATTCCTGTCTGTCAACGTAGTATTCGGGCTGTTGGTATCTAACTACAGTTTTAGTATTGACACTTTGGAAGGGATTACATTTGCTATATCCCAGTATAGCGATCGCTGCGATATTCATGCTCAGTTCTCAGCGAAAAAGAATGAAGAACTCTAATATTGTCAGATGTACCAACTACCAAAATAAATAAGTCAAATAGGAAATAGAAATTCCGATCCCAATCGAAAGGTTTTGTCAATACATGAATGTAGTTTTATAATATTTGTATTACTAGCCTGCTAGTGGTCCTAAAGTGCTATACTTTCCAAATCAAAGTGCTGGTTTTGTTACATATCCTCCGGGCAGAGCGATATCTGAGGTTTAAAATGCCTTGCAAAAATAATAGCACATTTGttaaaaaaattgattttgttgAATTTAAGAACTTGTTGATATCTTCCATAACACCAACGAAAAAATGTTTTACTTTCACAAGATAATTTGCTAAATCACAAATATTCAGATTCAAACTACTATAACTGCATCAGCCTTGTACCAACTTCAACAAATTGTGTCTATCATCTCCAACCCAATTTTAAATTTACACGTTTATGTTATTTAATGtaatatttttctccaattttaatTTGTTATCTGACATTATGAGTACACGAAACAACAAAGTAATTGACACGAGATTACCGAAAGGAACTAATTGTGACGTCTAAGTATTGGAACATTCAGGCATCTTCTACTGAATTTTTTACAAATAAGCATGCGTgatttctttttaattttttaattatttgtaatTGTTCTGTGCGTGGTAATACTTAGCTATTAAAATGTTTATTTAGTCAAGATTTCACTAATTTCAAGCCTTTGTTTCAAGGAAGAAATCAAAGAAGCCGGGTGCATTCGACCAATGAGAAATACGCTTTTACACATACTTGTAATTTTTTCAAATATCAAAGCTGAGTGCATTAGGTATTTGTTTGAACTCACGAAAATCATTTTCCAAAAGAAAATGTGGAAGTCAGGGATAAAGTCGAAACAAATTTCCATCCGTGTGTGTGTTTCAATTACAAAATATTTTTGagatatttttatatttatttttcttgaataaaatactatataaattttctaaaacaaaaataacaattatttaataaattcataaatttccGAGGTCAACTGGAATTTTTTGTAAGTAAAATAATTTTACTTATTGTTTTTAAAACAAATTGGGAAATAAGAAAATGGAAGGaattttctatttcttttttctAAATTGCCGTGTGCTTACTTTCCATTTTACTTTCGGTAAGGCAGGAATTTAATAATTGACTGGGGATTCTAGAAACAAGAGTCTTCTTTACATTTGACCCTGTTGCCTTCAAAAAATTACTTTGCACATTCGTTTATATCATGTAGTTCGCATTCCTCGGCAAATAGAGAACAACTTTTCATGCACATTTCAAAGCTCGCTATGGGTGCTAAAGAAAGCAATATTTTCATGCAACTATCattattgttatttttatttCCCATTCATCTTTGCTTTGGAGCTGATAGCATATCAGCTAGTCAGTCCCTCTCTGGTGACCAAACCATTGTCTCTTCAGGCGGAAATTATGAACTTGGTTTCTTTAAACCAGGTAACTCTTCCAAGTACTACATTGGCATCTGGTACAAGAAGGTTTCCGAACAAACTGTCGTTTGGGTAGCAAACAGGGAGAAGCCTGTAAGCAATAAGAATTCCTCAGAGCTGAGGATTGTTAATGGTAACTTGGTGCTTTTCGATGAGACCCAAGCCCAAGTTTGGTTCACTGATACAGGATCTAATTTTCGCAATCTAGAGGCAGTACTTCTTGATGAAGGAAACTTCGTTTTGAGAAATGGGCCAAGTTCAATACTGTGGCAAAGCTTGGATTATCCTACTGATACATGGTTGCCAGGTACTAGGATTTCATATGATAAACGTACAAACATGACGAAAACTCTTACTTCTTGGAAGAATTTGGAAGATCCTTCTCCTGGATTATACACGTTGGAAGTAGACCCAGTTGGCAATCAGGGTGTGATTATGTGGAACAGGTCCAAGCAGATATGGTATAGTGGATATTGGGATGGCCAGACATTTAGCAAAGTACCTGAGATGAACCAAAATTCTTATTCTTTGTTTAATTTCAGCTATGTTTCCAACAAAAATGAGACTTCCTTCTCATATTCTTCGATACGTACTCTATCAATCATATCTAGACTTGTCATAGATAAATCCGGGCAAATCAAACTATTCTCTTGGTTGGACAAAACCAATAAGTGGAGTTTCATTTGGTCTGAGCCAAAACAACAATGTGAAGTGAGTGATGTTTGCGGGGCATATGGCATATGTAATCAACTTGCTTTACCTTTCTGTAATTGCCTGCCTGCCTTTAAGAGTAGGTTTGAGAAAAGTTGGATTTTGGGAGATTACTCTGGAGGTTGTGTCCGAAATATCGAATTGGAGTGTGCTAAAACAAACTCATCCAGTGGTGGAAAAGACATGTTTGGAAAATATTCTTACGTTAAGTTGCCCAATAATTCTCAATCTGTGTCGTTCGTTAGGAGTATGAGAGGCTGCAAATCTATGTGTCTGAGCAATTGTTCTTGCACTGCTTATGCTTACCATGACAGTGCCTGTTTTACTTGGAGAGGAGATCTCTTTAACATGCAACAGCTATCAAAAGAAAATGTTGACGGGAAGGTAATATATATTAGACTCAATTCACTTGAGTTCTCCAAAAAAAGTAGGAAGGTTGTTTACGGCATTGTTGGAGGGTCATCTGTAGTTGCATCAATGATCCTTGTAGGATTTATTTTGGCGTGGAAATTAAGGAAAGCAGGGGAGAGGGCTGTTGAAGGTACATTGGTGGCTTATGGTTACAAAGATATACAAAGTGCCACAAAGAATTTCTCAGATAGGTTGGGAGGAGGAGGCTTTGGATCTGTTTTCAAGGGAACAATGCCTGATTCTACAGTCATAGCAGTTAAGAAGTTGGAAGGCCTCAACCAAGGAGAGAAGCAATTCCGCAATGAAGTCAGCACCATCGGGAACATTCAGCATGTAAATCTTGTGCATCTTCGTGGTTTTTGCTCTCGCGGTAATGAGAAATTGTTAGTGTATGAGTATATGTCCAAGGGCTCATTAGATTCTCATATTTTCAAAGCAGACAAAGGTGGAAGTGTATTGTCCTGGAAAACAAGGTATGACATTGCTTTGGGGATAGCTAAAGGGCTGGTTTATCTGCACGAAAAATGCATCAACTGCATCATTCACTGTGATGTAAAACCAGAAAACATACTTTTAAACGATGACATGTGTCCCAAAATTGCGGATTTTGGTCTAGCAAAGCTGGTTGGGCGTGACTTTAGCAGGGTCTTGACAACCATGAGAGGGACTAGAGGATATCTTGCACCAGAATGGATATCAGGAGCAGCCATAACAGCAAAAGCGGATGTGTATAGCTATGGAATGATGCTGTTTGAATTTGTGTCAGGTAGGCGAAATATGCAGCAAACTCGAGATGGTAAAGTTAACTTCTTTCCAGCAAGAGCTGCAAACGTGACAATAGATGGAGGCGATGTCCTTAGCATATTGGACCCTAATTTAAATTACATTGCTGATATCGAAGAAGTAACAAAGATTTGTAGACTAGCTTGTTGGTGCATCCAAGATGATGAAAATGCAAGGCCGTCAATGAGTCAGatagttcaaattcttgaaggaGTTTTGGACGTGAATCTGCCTCCAGATCCAAGAAGTTTTCAACTCTTTTTGGATATGAACAATGACGAGGATATTGTTTTCTTTACTGCTAAGTTACCCTCCTTGAGTTTGCAAATAAAGAGTGATCCTTCGTGGACTTCCTCACTCTCCAACAACAGTACATCCTCAGCAAGGTCTTTAGAATGACGATTAGCTCAGTATTATTTCTTTTCATAGAACCTTAAATGTTATCCATGTTATGTATCTAAACTTTCTAAGATTTCCAATAAAAAAAAGAACTTATATATGCTCCAATAGTGAGACATGTTTGATATGTGCATATGAAGAGAGTGATTAATGTATCTGGAATATTTTTCATATGTTAGTTATGTAAGTGGTAAATGGTGAAAGTCTGAATTTCATATTAATAGAAAACTTCATTTTTATGGCTTAAACGAAAGTTAAATTTATAGTGGCACTAAAATTTTAGAAGAAAAACAAGCAACAAACGAAACTAATCAAAGCAGAATTTTATCTAACAAATACATGTCACAGGTCTAGAACTGGTTTAAACAAAAAAAATTTTGAAGAACTACCGGAGGAACATGAAGATATATATGTTTGCCGTATGTGTATCTGTTGTTTGTAGCAGTCCTTAAAGAAATTAGTTTGCTTTACATGTGTAACTAAGATTCGGTGTATGAAAGACGACTTAGTGAGGTATATGAAGTAATTAATCTGATCTCCTTTATTCTCAATTATGATTAACATGTCATACAGATAACGTTAACAGTGTCAAGAACAACAGTATCGAATTTAAATCTGGGAATGCTGCAACTCAACATCCTTGGAATCCGATATAGAACAGAGATGTTGTCATGGTGATCAGATATGCAGAACAAACAGTGGTATTTACGACCAAGACCACCTTGAAATTTATACTCGGGGCCAACAATAGCAAATTTAAACCATGGAATGCGGTATGTGATCAACATCCTTGGTATCCAATGGATCATATTCTCTATGACACGCCTCAAGATGATCGGCAAGGAATGCTTTATCAATATCTTCATGGTGATAAGATTTGCAGATGAAGTAGATAATTGTCCGTGTGACAAGTCCAAAGAGAACTAACATTGAGATTATCATAGACCAAAGACATGCATTCAATATCTTTCCCCAAACCGAGTCTAAGCTCACAACACTTGCTTTTAAAAAGCGGTCAGCTCCAAAGAAACAGATGCTATATATTAGAGAAATTGCAACAGAGACTCCGGTTTTTCCTTTAATCAAGTTTTTGCTCCTCATCATTGCTTGAAATCCACACACGTCTTCTAAAATTGATATGATGCCCGACAATAGCTGCCACACAAAGCTCAAATATACAACACCCGATAGATATATCAGTAAAAAAATGACAGCAACTGTAATTACAGTGGTACTTGTTCCTAAAGCAACAAACCACAGACATGTGATAAGTAAAGCACCTATGATTAGTGCAAGAGAAATGAAAAAGTTCCATAACAAAGTGATTGTAAGTCTTTTCCAGACCTTTGGAAAAACTTTCATAACCTTAATATAAGTAAATTCTTTTGCAGTGTAAATGCATGCAATGGTGTATACAACTGCAGATGTGGAAAGGAGGTGAAGGATCATCGAAACAAAGAAAAGAGGTATGATGAATAGCGAAAATGAGGTCCATGAAGTCTCAGAATATTTTTTAAATACCATTTGAGTATCATCCATGGCATTGTTGTCTGGGGTAAGTTTCCCAAACATGGACTGGGAGAGTTCATTTTGAGCCCAGTAAATGAAGGAAAGAGGAAGGATAACAGAGAGTGTAATTTGGCTGAAAATTTTTCTGTGTGAGGTTATGATTTTAAAGGTTTCTTTGACGATGCCAAAGAAGCTAAGAAGATGGATTTCTTGTTGTCCTCCTTCCATGAATTTTTCTTTTTCTCCTACTGATTCAGATTAAGTAGAAGTTGTTATGGAAACTGAGAGGAAATACTTGGTTTAAATAGAGGTGTGTGTGGGGGACACTAGGGAATGGTGGACTTGGTGCACTTTGTTTTTTCAGATTTTCTTTAATTAGAAAGTGTACTAATCATTAACTGGGGATAAAAATTGTGGAGATGCagttttttttgttaattttgttTGAAGTTTAAGAGTTCATGTCCTTCCCAGTTGTCTAGTACTCCCTCCCTCacactcatttttatatattttttttctgaTATTTAACATGCATTTTAACATTactataaaatataattttataatttatttttaggataattttattttctgtataaaagtttaattattatatttttatttaaaggaaataaatattaaaaattatttaggaaATCATGCTTTACGAGAGTTTTAAAATGCGTGCCGTCCGTCCCCCGATATAAAGAATCAAGTGGGACGGAGGAAGTACATTTTATATAAATAACCTCAAAATTATATACTTTGTAATACTATTGTTTTTATAAAACATAACAAATGGATTAGGTCCATAACTCAATCTATAAcaacaattttgaaaataaaataccAGAATTAATTGTAAACTACTTTTGTACAAGACCACAACAATACATATTTATTGAATAAATATAGATTATATTATAGACAATTATAATTTCTAGCCCGCTTAACTAAAATAATCTAagataattaatattaattatataatatttttcaCTTATTTTGTGTAATAAAATAAtgatataaataaattatatcataaaatatttaaataaaagcTTTTGCACATAATAATATATAATTCACAATGGAAGAAAAACATgtacaaaattaaaatataccTCAAATATTAAAATATTCAGAATAACTCAAGCACTAAGCACACCATAATTTTACAATAGATATTAGATTTAAGTTTAATATATATCCAAGCTACAAAAGTGTTACAAATTTCCAAccaattttaactttttatttatTTCTAGAGAATAAAGAAAAACAGATTAATcatctatactctttattaataagcgaaattatatataatttggtgctaaaagtaCAAAGTACCAaaagtaccaaattttggtacaCATAAGTTGACTTCTATTCTCTATTAACTTCGTTTTTTTGACACAAATCAACTTCTATTCTTTGTAATTTTTTTAGTTAGTATTTATCCAATCGTCTATTTACttcataaaataaaaatattttttaaatattttataaattatattaaaaatttattaagttacattaaattaagtaaaataacttatatttattttaattttagaaaaactacAAACTATTAGGTAAACtactaacacgaattgacttatattctctgtaaactttatttatttataaattatattaaaaatttattatgttacactaaattaagtaaaataatataaatgtacttttattttgaaaaactactaactacAAACTAAACTATTAACActtaacacgaattgacttctattctctgtaaactttattttctatatcattattataaaaataattaagtaatagcaaatgactttagtaacatttattaacttttaaactgaaaattattaatttaatgatcgtatttgttactgtccatcacagcgtttatttactttaaattaaaaaacatattttaacAATAACAGATTTATAGgttgtatttagattatattaagtaatattaaattaagtttaataacatctatttacttttaatttctaaattatttttttatcaataattaagtaatattaaataaactatattaaaaaggataattataagataattatcaaattatattaattaatattaaatcaTTTAAAGAACAGATATTTGGTTAATATGATAGAGATATaattcgtttcacaaaaataaaactaatatgttagatttctatatcaagtaaaataatgcaaaactagaattatagtgaaaaatttcagaattaattCGATTCTTTTGAACCAAATAACTATTTTTTGCAAATAAcaatttaatatttgatattgatatattaattttaattcgtgtttcgcacggattataaataattctctacaaatattaataTGATATTTTTCGTCTCGGGCCCGTATTCCGCACGGGTTATCAACTATATATACTATTAAGCGTCCCTAAGCGTCCCAAATCTTGGTACTCACtagaaaattatacaactatttttaaaattttatataataaaatctcaactgacaaaaattaacttctactctttataaattttattttccttcaatttttatttgttgctGAACATTCAAACTTCggtttattttaaaataatcgtattagtaagttaacatgtcaGATTTGTATAAGTAATTAGGTGCATGCATAACTAGAACTACACGGTAAAATTTTAGAATTACACTTAACTTCGATTTTTTAATTACATATTTTaacaatattttatatattatatttaaatctGTATTTTGCACATATTATGAGTTTCaattttatgcaaataataatgtgatactattatttttaattttggaTCCGTGCGGAGCTTGtgatactattatttttaattttggaCCGGTGCGGAGGTTACCAACTAATATTAAAGTTAAAAGGAGAGTGTAAAACAATTTATACATGTCGGAGAATATTGAAAAAAAAGCAATTTCAGAGGATTTGTGTACACGGCTCATTCTGGTGGAAGATAATGTGAAAATTTTTATGTAGACCGGTATTAATTGCATTTTTGTCAGCTCCATTACTTTAAATTGTAAAATGTAAATTTATACTCCATCCCTCTGACTGAATTGTTTATTTTACTTTTCGACAAGcagtatagtttcataatattgttttataaaaaataaatttaaaaaaatattatgaaaatataatttataaaaggCTCGAAATGAGTGTCTAATGGAATATAAAGCTCTGGAAAGTAACTCTAACCTAGCTACATAAACATTGGCAGCTGGGGGGTGTTGGGTACTGTTTGGCAGCTTTAAGAGAATCTTTGATGATTGTCCCATTGTTAATGTATTTTGTTAATGTATATTTAGCCCGTATATATGAAATTTTTAAGAAAGTCCAATAATGATCAAACAAAATTTGGAGCTGGAACAAAAAATTCAGTAACTAGTGTCCCAAAATACATACATAGCGTGCAGAAGAAACGTTCTAGATGCGCGATTGCCATGCATCAAGTAGAAGTTTAGAGTAGTGACATTGATTTCTTGATGCACTAAGTAATAATCTACTAATAATGAATATGACACCTTACCTATTTCTCTCCATAACAAATTTAACGCTACTATGTAACTTGATTAATGTAGGTCAGGTTAATTTAATCCGGTTGTCATTGACCTTTTCGAATAGTACTGTAAAGACAGTGGTGTAAGACAATTGTTAAATCTTTGAcaaataaaatataacaagaacTAAATTAAGGTCGGGATATATCTTTATTGACACTAGCCtagttaatttatttaaatatttttaaaaagttaatAATATAGATGTCATGtcaaatttttaaatttttactCAGAAAATTTATTGAGTACGATATTTGTAttatgattataataaaaaagattataattattatacgatttcaaaaaatttattatttcattaaaatatactATTGATTCATATAAAAAAAAGGATTACTGAGTTGAAATCAATATAAGAATTGCAATTAAAAAATGGgttaaataatacatataatattatcatttatatagaagtaaaaaaaataaaaattatacatttagagttataatgaaattcaaaaagggtatcactacaagaaaaagttgaatagacatcacacattagacatcggttgcggatgccactgatgttaaaagaggtaataacatcaccccgtgtttttcTGATATCTTTGTTATTTGAAGACATCGATTATTTAACAGCCGATGTCTAAAGTTCTCTAAAATAAATCAGCGCGGGCCACTTCAATTTGTTTCCCCCCTTAGTGAAATTTTACAAAAGTTTCCCTCGTTTGATTGCCAATTATTCCCCGTGTCCAGAGAaactaaaaacaaaaaaaagtAAATCTCTCAAAAATCTCTCTCTCGTCTCTCAACCCCCACtgaatctctctctctctctctctctctctctctctctctctctctctctctctctctctatctctttCTCACTCGTCTCTCACCACTACAACCTTCGCTACTCTAATGGCCACCACCACCAGCTCTGTTGTTTTAGTAACCACTATCTCCACCAGGTCCGATGGGTTCACCATCACAATCACCTTCACCGGTCTGCTAACAATCTCTTGGTGTCTCCTTTACATGAATACTATTATGGTCTTCTCTGCTTTAACAGTTAAgttttttaaaatcaaaaccctaatttcttaaattggggatttttaaaatcgaaaccctaattttttaaattGGGGTTAAGGAATATGGTTTGGGTAATAATTAGCATGCTATTTTCGTTTACTTGGATTTATCtttcatttattaatttattaattttgtttttctATATGATACAACTATTATTTGAGGTAATCTTTGGTTTATATTTAAGGTACTTTGATTGTAGATGAAATCTTGGGTATAATCAAGGGAGTTGCAGTGAAAAGTGTTTACTTGCATCTATTTAAGTGTATATTGTGTAACATTGCACCAAAGAGGACTATTGTGATATCAGTTTTGGTAAGTAGTAACAGCCACTGATAGTGGTACTTGTAAATGTCACTATGGAGGAATTAAGGGAGAGCATGGTAGGCTGAAACCCGATATTCTAAGATGTTGGTTCTGCCTACTACCTAGGATAGATTTCGGGTCACTCCAGGGCCGAGGAGTGCCATATGTCACTACATTTTTTTCAACTTCAGTGTTGTGCATAACTAGAATTTTTATATGCACTTAGTAACTTTGGAGTGCTTGGATTTTGAGGCAGGTGGTGGCAAGCATTTCTAGTGTTACTGGTCGTATACTCAGCATGGTCATCTCCATTCGAATTAGCCGTTAAGGAGGTTGCTACTGGATCACTTCTGCCGGTTGATTTGGTTGTCGATGCCTTCTTCGCGATTGATATCATTCTCACTTTCTTTGTAGCTTACCAGGACAAATCTACTTATTTGCTTGTAGATGACCACAAGCAGATAGCTGTAAGGTACAATCATTTTCCCCCTGAAGTTTCAAATTTTTGTTGCCATAAATTTATATCAactttatttttatatattttatgtCCTGGCTCAAAGGGCTAATAAACCTTATAATTTACAGAAATATGTATCTAGAttctatatatacattttatAACTTGGTGCTTGTCATTCGCAAACACCAAAGTCCTAGCATACCTATAAACATGCTCTTAGGTCGATGATAATTGACAACTACAGGGACTACTAAGATGAGCAGAATGTCATCGATCGATTCCTACTTTGATGCCTCTTGCATCTTTACGATATGGTTTTCTTGTTTTTGTATGTTAATGTATTCTTTG is a window of Apium graveolens cultivar Ventura chromosome 11, ASM990537v1, whole genome shotgun sequence DNA encoding:
- the LOC141698006 gene encoding G-type lectin S-receptor-like serine/threonine-protein kinase At2g19130 gives rise to the protein MHISKLAMGAKESNIFMQLSLLLFLFPIHLCFGADSISASQSLSGDQTIVSSGGNYELGFFKPGNSSKYYIGIWYKKVSEQTVVWVANREKPVSNKNSSELRIVNGNLVLFDETQAQVWFTDTGSNFRNLEAVLLDEGNFVLRNGPSSILWQSLDYPTDTWLPGTRISYDKRTNMTKTLTSWKNLEDPSPGLYTLEVDPVGNQGVIMWNRSKQIWYSGYWDGQTFSKVPEMNQNSYSLFNFSYVSNKNETSFSYSSIRTLSIISRLVIDKSGQIKLFSWLDKTNKWSFIWSEPKQQCEVSDVCGAYGICNQLALPFCNCLPAFKSRFEKSWILGDYSGGCVRNIELECAKTNSSSGGKDMFGKYSYVKLPNNSQSVSFVRSMRGCKSMCLSNCSCTAYAYHDSACFTWRGDLFNMQQLSKENVDGKVIYIRLNSLEFSKKSRKVVYGIVGGSSVVASMILVGFILAWKLRKAGERAVEGTLVAYGYKDIQSATKNFSDRLGGGGFGSVFKGTMPDSTVIAVKKLEGLNQGEKQFRNEVSTIGNIQHVNLVHLRGFCSRGNEKLLVYEYMSKGSLDSHIFKADKGGSVLSWKTRYDIALGIAKGLVYLHEKCINCIIHCDVKPENILLNDDMCPKIADFGLAKLVGRDFSRVLTTMRGTRGYLAPEWISGAAITAKADVYSYGMMLFEFVSGRRNMQQTRDGKVNFFPARAANVTIDGGDVLSILDPNLNYIADIEEVTKICRLACWCIQDDENARPSMSQIVQILEGVLDVNLPPDPRSFQLFLDMNNDEDIVFFTAKLPSLSLQIKSDPSWTSSLSNNSTSSARSLE